One window of the Manihot esculenta cultivar AM560-2 chromosome 14, M.esculenta_v8, whole genome shotgun sequence genome contains the following:
- the LOC110630770 gene encoding transcription factor bHLH35 isoform X1 — MEPIENIGDEYQNYWETKMFFQNEELDRVEFATYELSSLILSSWAMDEAFSGYYDSSSPDGAASSAASKNIVSERNRRKKLNERLFALRAVVPNISKMDKASIIKDAIDYIQELHEQERRIQAEIMELESGKLKTNPARYDEFEQELPVLLRSKKKKIDQFYDSGGSRSCPIEVLELNVAYMAEKTLVVSLTCSKRTDTMVKLCEVFESLKLKIITANITTVSGRLLKTLFIEADEEEKDHLKIKIETAIAALNDPQSPMSIIVSLMVIMCITSLIS; from the exons ATGGAACCTATTGAAAATATCGGTGATGAGTACCAAAACTATTGGGAAACTAAAATGTTTTTCCAGAATGAAGAGCTTGatag GGTTGAATTTGCAACTTACGAATTAAGCTCCTTAATTTTGAGCAGCTGGGCCATGGATGAGGCGTTTTCCGGCTATTACGATTCCAGTTCGCCGGACGGTGCTGCTTCGTCGGCGGCTTCTAAGAATATTGTTTCAGAGAGAAATAGGAGAAAGAAGCTTAATGAAAGGCTCTTTGCTCTCAGAGCTGTAGTCCCTAACATTAGCAAG ATGGACAAAGCTTCCATCATCAAAGACGCTATTGATTACATTCAAGAACTTCATGAACAAGAGAGAAGAATTCAAGCAGAGATAATGGAACTGGAATCTGGGAAATTGAAGACGAATCCTGCTAGGTATGACGAATTTGAGCAAGAGCTTCCTGTTTTGTTGAGAtccaagaagaagaaaattgatCAATTCTATGATTCTGGTGGCTCAAGAAGTTGCCCAATTGAAGTTCTTGAG CTAAATGTTGCATATATGGCAGAGAAGACTCTGGTGGTGAGCTTGACGTGTAGTAAAAGAACAGATACAATGGTGAAGCTGTGCGAGGTATTTGAATCTTTGAAGCTCAAGATTATTACTGCCAATATCACTACTGTCTCTGGGAGGCTTCTCAAGACACTCTTCATTGAG GCagatgaagaagagaaagaTCATTTGAAGATAAAAATAGAAACAGCAATTGCAGCTCTTAATGATCCACAAAGTCCTATGAGCAT CATTGTCTCTCTCATGGTCATCATGTGCATTACAAGC TTAATCTCATAG
- the LOC110630770 gene encoding transcription factor bHLH35 isoform X2, with protein sequence MEPIENIGDEYQNYWETKMFFQNEELDRVEFATYELSSLILSSWAMDEAFSGYYDSSSPDGAASSAASKNIVSERNRRKKLNERLFALRAVVPNISKMDKASIIKDAIDYIQELHEQERRIQAEIMELESGKLKTNPARYDEFEQELPVLLRSKKKKIDQFYDSGGSRSCPIEVLELNVAYMAEKTLVVSLTCSKRTDTMVKLCEVFESLKLKIITANITTVSGRLLKTLFIEADEEEKDHLKIKIETAIAALNDPQSPMSIIVSLMVIMCITSEK encoded by the exons ATGGAACCTATTGAAAATATCGGTGATGAGTACCAAAACTATTGGGAAACTAAAATGTTTTTCCAGAATGAAGAGCTTGatag GGTTGAATTTGCAACTTACGAATTAAGCTCCTTAATTTTGAGCAGCTGGGCCATGGATGAGGCGTTTTCCGGCTATTACGATTCCAGTTCGCCGGACGGTGCTGCTTCGTCGGCGGCTTCTAAGAATATTGTTTCAGAGAGAAATAGGAGAAAGAAGCTTAATGAAAGGCTCTTTGCTCTCAGAGCTGTAGTCCCTAACATTAGCAAG ATGGACAAAGCTTCCATCATCAAAGACGCTATTGATTACATTCAAGAACTTCATGAACAAGAGAGAAGAATTCAAGCAGAGATAATGGAACTGGAATCTGGGAAATTGAAGACGAATCCTGCTAGGTATGACGAATTTGAGCAAGAGCTTCCTGTTTTGTTGAGAtccaagaagaagaaaattgatCAATTCTATGATTCTGGTGGCTCAAGAAGTTGCCCAATTGAAGTTCTTGAG CTAAATGTTGCATATATGGCAGAGAAGACTCTGGTGGTGAGCTTGACGTGTAGTAAAAGAACAGATACAATGGTGAAGCTGTGCGAGGTATTTGAATCTTTGAAGCTCAAGATTATTACTGCCAATATCACTACTGTCTCTGGGAGGCTTCTCAAGACACTCTTCATTGAG GCagatgaagaagagaaagaTCATTTGAAGATAAAAATAGAAACAGCAATTGCAGCTCTTAATGATCCACAAAGTCCTATGAGCAT CATTGTCTCTCTCATGGTCATCATGTGCATTACAAGCGAGAAATAA
- the LOC110630770 gene encoding transcription factor bHLH35 isoform X3: MEPIENIGDEYQNYWETKMFFQNEELDSWAMDEAFSGYYDSSSPDGAASSAASKNIVSERNRRKKLNERLFALRAVVPNISKMDKASIIKDAIDYIQELHEQERRIQAEIMELESGKLKTNPARYDEFEQELPVLLRSKKKKIDQFYDSGGSRSCPIEVLELNVAYMAEKTLVVSLTCSKRTDTMVKLCEVFESLKLKIITANITTVSGRLLKTLFIEADEEEKDHLKIKIETAIAALNDPQSPMSIIVSLMVIMCITSLIS, translated from the exons ATGGAACCTATTGAAAATATCGGTGATGAGTACCAAAACTATTGGGAAACTAAAATGTTTTTCCAGAATGAAGAGCTTGatag CTGGGCCATGGATGAGGCGTTTTCCGGCTATTACGATTCCAGTTCGCCGGACGGTGCTGCTTCGTCGGCGGCTTCTAAGAATATTGTTTCAGAGAGAAATAGGAGAAAGAAGCTTAATGAAAGGCTCTTTGCTCTCAGAGCTGTAGTCCCTAACATTAGCAAG ATGGACAAAGCTTCCATCATCAAAGACGCTATTGATTACATTCAAGAACTTCATGAACAAGAGAGAAGAATTCAAGCAGAGATAATGGAACTGGAATCTGGGAAATTGAAGACGAATCCTGCTAGGTATGACGAATTTGAGCAAGAGCTTCCTGTTTTGTTGAGAtccaagaagaagaaaattgatCAATTCTATGATTCTGGTGGCTCAAGAAGTTGCCCAATTGAAGTTCTTGAG CTAAATGTTGCATATATGGCAGAGAAGACTCTGGTGGTGAGCTTGACGTGTAGTAAAAGAACAGATACAATGGTGAAGCTGTGCGAGGTATTTGAATCTTTGAAGCTCAAGATTATTACTGCCAATATCACTACTGTCTCTGGGAGGCTTCTCAAGACACTCTTCATTGAG GCagatgaagaagagaaagaTCATTTGAAGATAAAAATAGAAACAGCAATTGCAGCTCTTAATGATCCACAAAGTCCTATGAGCAT CATTGTCTCTCTCATGGTCATCATGTGCATTACAAGC TTAATCTCATAG
- the LOC110630770 gene encoding transcription factor bHLH35 isoform X4, protein MEPIENIGDEYQNYWETKMFFQNEELDSWAMDEAFSGYYDSSSPDGAASSAASKNIVSERNRRKKLNERLFALRAVVPNISKMDKASIIKDAIDYIQELHEQERRIQAEIMELESGKLKTNPARYDEFEQELPVLLRSKKKKIDQFYDSGGSRSCPIEVLELNVAYMAEKTLVVSLTCSKRTDTMVKLCEVFESLKLKIITANITTVSGRLLKTLFIEADEEEKDHLKIKIETAIAALNDPQSPMSM, encoded by the exons ATGGAACCTATTGAAAATATCGGTGATGAGTACCAAAACTATTGGGAAACTAAAATGTTTTTCCAGAATGAAGAGCTTGatag CTGGGCCATGGATGAGGCGTTTTCCGGCTATTACGATTCCAGTTCGCCGGACGGTGCTGCTTCGTCGGCGGCTTCTAAGAATATTGTTTCAGAGAGAAATAGGAGAAAGAAGCTTAATGAAAGGCTCTTTGCTCTCAGAGCTGTAGTCCCTAACATTAGCAAG ATGGACAAAGCTTCCATCATCAAAGACGCTATTGATTACATTCAAGAACTTCATGAACAAGAGAGAAGAATTCAAGCAGAGATAATGGAACTGGAATCTGGGAAATTGAAGACGAATCCTGCTAGGTATGACGAATTTGAGCAAGAGCTTCCTGTTTTGTTGAGAtccaagaagaagaaaattgatCAATTCTATGATTCTGGTGGCTCAAGAAGTTGCCCAATTGAAGTTCTTGAG CTAAATGTTGCATATATGGCAGAGAAGACTCTGGTGGTGAGCTTGACGTGTAGTAAAAGAACAGATACAATGGTGAAGCTGTGCGAGGTATTTGAATCTTTGAAGCTCAAGATTATTACTGCCAATATCACTACTGTCTCTGGGAGGCTTCTCAAGACACTCTTCATTGAG GCagatgaagaagagaaagaTCATTTGAAGATAAAAATAGAAACAGCAATTGCAGCTCTTAATGATCCACAAAGTCCTATGAGCATGTAA